A region of the Massilia sp. erpn genome:
CTGGCCGCATCGAACGTGTCCGGCACGGTGCTGCTGGTGAATATCAACCGCTTCGACGATCTCAGCTCGGCCTACGGCAATGCTGCCGCCATCGGCCTGATGCGCGTCATCGCCCAGCGCCTGCGCGCTGCCGTCAACGAGCACATGCTGCTGTCCCATGTGGGCATCGGCCGCTTCGCCCTTTTCCTGCCGGCTGCGCTGGAAGACTCGCCGGAGAATTTTGTGCACGAAACCATCGTGCCGCTGCTGCAGGGTGCCTACCAGGTCGAACAGCACAAGATCTGGTGCACCATCAATGTCGGTGCGGCCTCGCTGCCCGAGGATGGTGTGAATGCCGACACCTTGCTGGTGAAGGCCTGGGATGCGCTGGCCAGCGCACGCGACCGTGAGCTGCGCTTCGGCGTCTACAACCGCGATGAGCTGGGCCAGGCCACGCGCCAGATCAGCCTGGAGTCCGAGCTGCGCGACGCCATCGAGCGCAAGGAGTTCGTCAACTACTACCAGCCCAAGATCGATTTGAAGACGGGACGCCTGGCTGGCGCCGAGGCGCTGATACGCTGGCACCATCCGCAGCGCGGCCTGGTGTCGCCGGCCGAATTCGTGCCGCTGCTGGAGCGCAGCGGCCTGGTGATCGCCGCCGGCAGACAGGTCATGCAGCGCGCCATGGAAGACTGGCGCGGCTGGCATGATGCCGGCCTGAAGCCGCCGCAGATCGCCGTCAATGTGGCGCCGGCCCAGTTCCGCTGTGATTCCCTGCTGGGTGATATCCAGCATGCGCTGGAAACGGCGGGCGCGCGCCACCATCCGCTGTCGATCGAAATCACCGAAAGCAGCCTGGTGTCGGACCACCGCCGCGTGGCCGAGATCCTGCACCGCATCCGCCGCCTGGATGTGCCGATTGCGATCGACGATTTCGGTACCGGCTATTCCTCGCTGGCCTATCTGGTCTCGCTGCCGGTCGATGTGCTGAAGGTGGACCGCTCCTTCGTCATGAAAATGACCCAGGACGCCGGCTATATGGGCCTGGTCAACACCATCGTCTCGCTGGCCCACACCCTCGACCTGAAAGTGGTGGCCGAAGGCATCGAGTCTGAAGAAGAGGCCAAGCTGCTGAAACTGCTGCGCTGCGAGCAGGGACAGGGCTATCTGTATGGCCGCCCTGTCTCCGCCGAGGATTTTGCCGCCCTGCTCACGGGCTGATCACGGCAGCGTACCCAGATCGCTCAGCGGCAGGTCCAGATTTCTCAGCCGCAGCAAGGGCATCCTGTTGCCGGGATTGCCGATGGTGGCGAAAATCGAGAGATCGAAGCTGAAGCCGCCGAGGCGCTGGCCGCTGCCGCGCGGATCGTAGTTCGGCATCTGGTCCTGGAACCAGAGCGAGAGCGCCTTTGCCAATCCAGCCGCGAAAGCTGCGACACCTTGCTCGCCGGTGCCGACAGGGGCATAGGGCTTGAGCAGGACCGGCTGCGTGACGACAATCTGTTCGCCCGCCTGGCTCCCTTGCATGAGGGGATAGCTGTAGCGGGCTTCCAGGGTGATCATCTGCCCTGCCCCGTGCGCCGACGCGAACAAGTCCATGAAGAAGCGCCTCAGCGTAGGCTCCAGCGCAAGCCGCGGCGGCGCAGGCTGCGCCCGTTCCGGATCAGAAACCGCCATGGCGTGCGCATGGTCGATCAGCGGCCGCAGCAGATTGGCAAATTTCGCCAGCTGCGAGGTATACACAAAACGCTCGCTTGCCGCCTTATCGCCAAAGAACTCGTTGCGTTTCACATAGGCCGCCGCCCAGGCATTCTGGTATTTGAAGAGTTCCAGATTGGCGATGGCGATCTGGCGCACATCGATGCTGCGCGCGCCTGCCGGGTCCAGGTAGACGGTTTTGCCATCCACCTGGCGGGTAAACCAGAAAGCATCCTTCCGGTCCGCGGGAACCGTGGCATAACCGTCCAGTAGCATCTGCGGCGGCGGCAGGTCCGGATAGACCACCTGGCGCGTGCCATCCGGCTTCAGCGTAACCAGGAAACGGGCCGGATATGCGGGATCGGCGCCCTGCGTGATCACATAGTAGTTTCCTGGTTCATCGATATCCGCGCCGCCGGAAGGCCGCCATTTAGGCAGATAGCTGACGGCATCGTTCATCAGCGACAGCAGCGATGCGAGCCCGCGCCTTGCACGCACCACGGTTTCGTCGCCACCTTTCATGCTCCGGTTCACCCGCCTCAAATAATTGCCGAAGCTGGCGCTCAGCTGATTCTGCACGGACGTGAACTGGGCCAGGACTTCAAACAGCTTCTTCGACTCATCCAGACCAGCCAATTCCTGCAGCGGATCGGCAATATTCATGCGGACGATGGTGTGCACCGTATCCTGCTGCATTCCCGCATTGGCGTAGCCATAGCGATAGTCCCACTGCAGGATTTGCGCCAGCTTCGCCTGCGCCGGCAAGCTTTGGCGCTGGCTTTGCGAGGTCATCGAAGGCGCCGGCGGGTAGGCGCGCAGGGGAATTGGAATTGAGACCGGGCCAAGCTTCCTGTACAGCGGATTGCCGGCGGCAGCATCTTGCGCGCCGGGCGGCAGCAGGAAGGACAGCCAGGACGAGGCTTCATAGCCCTTGATGCCGTTCACCGGTCCTATATCGTGTTCGAGATTGGTCACGGCATAGTCGATGTCGAAGTCCGCCAGCGCG
Encoded here:
- a CDS encoding EAL domain-containing protein, whose translation is MSHPPTAVLFDREDHLPRKAGTAEELSRLASFICGKPIAFAVLADEEALHAAMPDGLDPAQRQALFDLARVAAGQHVLRRRLARAEGFLQGFAEHSPSPLWIKDRRGSYVMGNAALHGLLGVEQPGLLGKDDSHFWPEDISRSLAEQDRAVLDHGEVIKTMETSEDGARHWLVHKFPIDVDGEPFLGGSAIEMTNEVEKERTLIRHDNFYVLLSRLTAIISRARHLETLCLDACRVAATQQGIDLVDIACADPVSGVLSMFTSAASDGSEHVWPARCNQAGPPADWFAAEAAAQAVANGKMQITHEMTQACRRRNIASCMAIPLFVNERCWGVISIYSQRADFFDSFYRERAGELGTELSFGLERLINAQELHRLARTNALSGLPSRLQFEEQIAALAASNVSGTVLLVNINRFDDLSSAYGNAAAIGLMRVIAQRLRAAVNEHMLLSHVGIGRFALFLPAALEDSPENFVHETIVPLLQGAYQVEQHKIWCTINVGAASLPEDGVNADTLLVKAWDALASARDRELRFGVYNRDELGQATRQISLESELRDAIERKEFVNYYQPKIDLKTGRLAGAEALIRWHHPQRGLVSPAEFVPLLERSGLVIAAGRQVMQRAMEDWRGWHDAGLKPPQIAVNVAPAQFRCDSLLGDIQHALETAGARHHPLSIEITESSLVSDHRRVAEILHRIRRLDVPIAIDDFGTGYSSLAYLVSLPVDVLKVDRSFVMKMTQDAGYMGLVNTIVSLAHTLDLKVVAEGIESEEEAKLLKLLRCEQGQGYLYGRPVSAEDFAALLTG